Proteins from one Hyperolius riggenbachi isolate aHypRig1 chromosome 2, aHypRig1.pri, whole genome shotgun sequence genomic window:
- the LOC137544344 gene encoding gap junction beta-5 protein-like produces the protein MNWGVYEALLTGVNKFSTEFGRVWLSIVFIFRILVYGVSAIRVWGDDQRDFDCNTRQPGCSNVCYDNFFPVSHIRLWALQLIMVTCPSLLVVMHVAYRENRERKHREKLGEKCQKLYQDIGKKRGGLWWTYLLSLLVKATVDSAFIYIFYRLYENFFLPRVVKCTLSPCPNTVDCFISRPSEKNIFTIFMIVTSAACVLLNLVEAVYLVGKKCKERMVSRRLMVVRDKNCEHCVQVQEATL, from the coding sequence ATGAACTGGGGTGTGTATGAAGCACTTCTTACAGGAGTCAATAAATTCTCCACTGAGTTTGGTCGAGTCTGGCTCTCCATTGTTTTTATATTTCGCATTCTTGTATATGGGGTAAGTGCGATTCGTGTCTGGGGAGATGATCAAAGAGACTTTGACTGCAACACTCGTCAGCCGGGATGTTCTAACGTCTGCTACGACAACTTCTTTCCTGTGTCCCACATCCGACTGTGGGCCTTGCAGCTCATCATGGTCACCTGCCCTTCTCTTCTTGTGGTGATGCATGTTGCCTATCGAGAGAATCGAGAGAGGAAACACCGTGAGAAACTGGGAGAAAAGTGTCAAAAACTCTACCAAGACATTGGCAAAAAGAGGGGAGGACtttggtggacttatctcctcaGTCTCCTTGTCAAAGCTACCGTGGACTCggcttttatatacattttttatcgGCTCTATGAAAATTTCTTTCTCCCTCGAGTAGTGAAATGCACACTAAGCCCATGTCCCAACACTGTAGACTGCTTCATCTCCAGACCATCTGAGAAGAATATCTTCACTATCTTCATGATTGTTACTTCTGCAGCTTGTGTCCTTTTGAACTTAGTGGAAGCTGTGTATCTGGTAGGGAAGAAGTGTAAGGAAAGAATGGTTTCCAGGAGGCTGATGGTTGTAAGAGATAAGAACTGTGAGCACTGTGTACAGGTCCAGGAAGCGACATTGTGA